A single region of the Mycobacterium lentiflavum genome encodes:
- a CDS encoding TetR/AcrR family transcriptional regulator, whose amino-acid sequence MPEEVDQPNRLQRRKQRTRAALIKAAQRMIAEGKLNVPVLEITQAADVGMGSFYNHFDTKEQLFEAAVADVLDAHGAMLDRLTESIEDPAETFAASFRLTGRLFRQRPQESEILLAHGPALLSSDRGLAPRALRDIKAGVDAGRFDVDDPELALAMAGGALLGLGKLLRDDPDRDDAGAADTVTENVLRLFGLGADEAREVCRRPLPDAFSEG is encoded by the coding sequence ATGCCCGAGGAAGTCGACCAGCCCAATCGTCTTCAGCGGCGCAAGCAGCGCACCAGGGCGGCGCTGATCAAGGCCGCGCAGCGGATGATCGCCGAAGGCAAACTCAACGTGCCGGTGCTAGAGATCACCCAGGCCGCCGACGTCGGAATGGGTTCTTTCTACAACCACTTCGACACCAAGGAGCAGTTGTTCGAGGCCGCGGTCGCCGACGTGCTCGATGCCCACGGGGCAATGCTGGACCGGCTCACCGAATCGATCGAGGATCCGGCCGAAACCTTCGCCGCCAGTTTCCGGCTGACCGGTCGGCTGTTTCGTCAGCGGCCCCAGGAGAGCGAGATACTGCTGGCGCATGGACCGGCCTTGCTGTCGTCCGACCGGGGCCTGGCTCCCCGGGCGCTGCGCGATATCAAAGCCGGCGTCGATGCGGGCAGGTTCGACGTCGACGACCCGGAGCTCGCCCTCGCCATGGCCGGTGGTGCGCTGCTCGGCCTCGGAAAGCTACTGCGCGACGATCCGGACCGTGACGACGCAGGTGCCGCCGACACCGTCACCGAAAACGTGTTGCGCCTGTTTGGGCTGGGTGCCGACGAGGCCCGCGAAGTCTGTCGGCGGCCGCTGCCCGACGCGTTCAGCGAGGGTTAG
- a CDS encoding VOC family protein, which translates to MFSQASDTHRDLHSEQGALPGEPSGRSRNPAIKVVDIAWLEFEKPDLARSEAFARAFGFQSAQGSPEEIQLRGTQAGAPCVILRRGPRTRYTGAAFRAGDEADVRRLADRCGTRARPLPDSLGGVKVDLIDPSGMPVRVVAGMHELPEVASQQSHTFNFGDHPRRINACQRPPRVPARVQRLGHLVVQTTKYLETLNWYLDNLGMVVSDFLFFPGQRERGPTMSFIRCDRGSTPADHHTLAVALGPANRYVHSAYQVSDLDALAAGGEYLRECGYVRSWGIGRHIQGSQIFDYWRDPDGFLVEHFADGDLFDNTVEPGWAPLRASGLAQWGPAATRDFLGTDLKSARHELVSMITALRARNEFDINRLIGLLKVPTS; encoded by the coding sequence ATGTTTTCTCAAGCCAGCGACACGCACCGAGATCTGCACAGCGAGCAGGGTGCACTCCCGGGCGAACCCAGCGGCCGGTCGCGGAACCCGGCGATCAAGGTTGTCGACATCGCGTGGCTCGAATTCGAGAAGCCGGACCTGGCCCGCTCCGAGGCATTCGCGCGGGCGTTCGGCTTTCAGTCGGCACAGGGCAGCCCGGAGGAAATTCAACTGCGTGGTACCCAGGCGGGTGCACCGTGCGTGATCCTGCGGCGCGGACCGCGAACGCGGTACACCGGCGCGGCCTTTCGGGCCGGCGATGAGGCCGACGTGCGGCGGCTGGCCGACCGGTGCGGCACCCGCGCGCGGCCGCTGCCGGATTCTCTCGGCGGTGTGAAGGTCGACCTGATCGACCCCAGCGGCATGCCGGTCCGCGTGGTCGCCGGCATGCACGAGCTGCCGGAAGTGGCGAGCCAACAGTCCCACACATTCAACTTCGGAGACCACCCGCGGCGCATCAATGCCTGCCAGCGTCCGCCACGGGTGCCGGCACGAGTGCAGCGCCTGGGGCACCTGGTGGTGCAGACCACGAAATACCTCGAAACCCTGAACTGGTATCTGGACAATCTGGGGATGGTCGTCAGCGACTTCCTGTTCTTTCCGGGGCAGCGCGAACGCGGACCGACCATGAGCTTCATCCGTTGCGATCGAGGATCCACTCCCGCCGATCACCACACACTGGCGGTTGCTCTGGGGCCGGCGAACCGCTACGTCCATTCCGCTTATCAGGTCAGCGATCTCGATGCCCTGGCCGCGGGCGGGGAATACCTGCGCGAGTGTGGCTACGTTCGGTCGTGGGGAATCGGCAGGCACATCCAGGGCAGCCAGATCTTCGACTATTGGCGCGATCCCGACGGTTTTCTGGTCGAGCATTTCGCCGACGGAGACCTGTTCGACAACACCGTCGAACCCGGCTGGGCACCGCTGCGCGCGTCCGGCTTGGCCCAGTGGGGACCGGCGGCGACCAGAGACTTTCTGGGAACTGATCTGAAATCAGCTCGCCACGAACTGGTTTCGATGATCACCGCGCTGCGCGCCCGCAACGAATTCGATATCAACCGCCTCATCGGTCTACTGAAGGTGCCCACATCATGA
- a CDS encoding fumarylacetoacetate hydrolase family protein, whose amino-acid sequence MTVSVLRTADAWWLKTGPSAAKIDTAATTTGALLADRAAIDAAANADTVGVGDLPLLSPVTRPCRVVAQMTNFESHVRDAGMDPASVPLTFFRKASASITGPYDEIVKPPHVQLLDYEVEIGLVIGRAIPVGTTISEANLAEFIAGLVVTNDVSARDVQLPQTQFYEAKSYPTFTPVGPELVLLTPDELDRFGDLRLRLSVNGVERQNALVDGDMLYRPLQALQSLTQFQELAPGDLVLTGTPAGTALSAPPKPLAMIGNLLPTSLKWRVFFSRQAGNPKYLRHGDIVEASVATDDGAVDLGSQRNAVRFA is encoded by the coding sequence ATGACCGTTTCCGTCCTGCGCACTGCCGACGCCTGGTGGCTCAAAACCGGGCCTAGCGCGGCGAAGATCGACACCGCGGCAACGACGACCGGCGCACTGCTGGCGGATCGAGCGGCAATCGACGCCGCCGCGAATGCCGACACCGTCGGAGTAGGCGACCTCCCGCTGCTTTCGCCGGTGACCCGGCCGTGCCGAGTGGTGGCTCAAATGACCAACTTTGAGTCGCACGTCAGGGACGCGGGCATGGACCCGGCCTCGGTTCCGCTGACGTTCTTTCGCAAGGCCTCTGCATCGATCACCGGTCCGTACGACGAGATCGTCAAACCGCCACACGTTCAGCTGCTCGACTACGAGGTGGAAATCGGGCTGGTGATCGGGCGCGCAATCCCGGTCGGCACCACCATTTCCGAGGCGAACCTGGCCGAGTTCATCGCCGGATTGGTGGTCACCAATGACGTTTCGGCCCGCGACGTCCAGCTTCCGCAAACCCAGTTCTACGAGGCCAAGTCGTACCCGACGTTCACCCCGGTGGGACCGGAGCTGGTGTTGCTGACGCCCGACGAGCTCGACCGCTTCGGCGATCTGCGGCTGCGTCTGAGTGTCAATGGCGTCGAACGGCAGAACGCTCTGGTCGACGGGGACATGTTGTATCGGCCGCTGCAAGCTCTGCAGTCACTCACCCAGTTCCAGGAACTCGCCCCGGGCGACTTGGTGCTCACCGGCACCCCGGCCGGCACCGCGCTCAGCGCTCCACCCAAGCCGCTGGCGATGATCGGGAACCTGCTACCGACCTCGCTGAAGTGGAGGGTGTTCTTCAGCCGTCAGGCCGGCAACCCGAAATATCTGCGACACGGTGACATCGTCGAGGCGTCGGTCGCCACCGACGACGGAGCCGTCGACCTCGGATCACAGCGCAACGCAGTCCGATTCGCTTGA
- a CDS encoding bifunctional 3-(3-hydroxy-phenyl)propionate/3-hydroxycinnamic acid hydroxylase, with protein MSAKAIRRVPVVIVGAGPTGITAATLLAQYGVDSLVLDRWRGVYPQPRAVHLDDEVYRVIARLGIADEFAAISRPALGLRLLDGCLRVLAEFTRDTARSRNGFPQANMFDQPELEALLRSNLERHPPAELRGDVEVTDVTDTGQCVRVTFTDHTDGTVHQVDTDYLLGCDGANSLVRAQIGSAMRDLNFEQRWLVIDVATDADLRQWEGVHQVCDPTRAGTYMRIGASRYRWEFQLLDGECADEFGTLTALRPLIAPWTAGVEDHELVLLRVTEYTFRAQIAERWRRANIFILGDAAHLTPPFIGQGMGAGMRDAMNLAWKIAGVHHGNLAPAVLDTYEQERKPHARSLIRLALNVGRAMTGGARVGNVLRRVVLPRLRLLPGLRDKVVDSTTPALRSSALVCRSRRPGQLAGTLCPNPRLADDQRLDEVLGSGFGLITTRSPNAADEAALAQRGFIVLVTQPGDELAHWLRDGHAAAALVRPDRAVMRAGRDVGALCAWACGIVDGRFSPTLKSGARR; from the coding sequence TTGAGCGCTAAGGCTATTCGGCGCGTTCCCGTTGTGATCGTCGGCGCCGGACCCACCGGCATCACCGCCGCTACCCTGTTGGCTCAGTACGGCGTGGACAGCCTGGTCCTCGATCGCTGGCGCGGCGTCTATCCACAACCGCGCGCCGTCCACCTGGACGACGAGGTTTACCGCGTTATCGCCCGGCTTGGCATCGCCGACGAGTTCGCCGCTATTTCGCGGCCGGCGCTGGGCTTGCGATTGCTCGACGGATGCCTGCGCGTCCTCGCCGAATTCACTCGCGATACGGCCCGCAGCCGCAACGGATTTCCGCAGGCCAACATGTTCGACCAACCGGAGTTGGAGGCACTGCTGCGGTCAAACCTCGAGCGGCACCCACCGGCTGAGCTGCGCGGCGACGTCGAGGTTACCGACGTGACCGACACCGGACAATGCGTGCGCGTCACCTTCACCGACCATACCGACGGCACCGTGCACCAGGTCGATACCGACTATCTGCTGGGTTGCGACGGAGCCAACAGCCTGGTGCGCGCCCAAATAGGGTCAGCCATGCGGGATTTGAACTTCGAACAGCGCTGGCTGGTCATCGACGTCGCCACCGACGCCGACCTGCGCCAGTGGGAAGGCGTGCACCAAGTGTGCGATCCGACTCGCGCGGGTACCTACATGCGCATCGGAGCGTCACGCTACCGCTGGGAGTTTCAGTTGCTCGACGGCGAATGTGCCGATGAATTCGGCACTCTGACTGCCCTGCGGCCGCTGATCGCACCTTGGACTGCCGGTGTCGAGGACCATGAACTGGTGCTGCTACGCGTCACGGAGTACACGTTTCGCGCTCAGATCGCCGAGCGCTGGCGCCGGGCCAACATCTTCATCCTCGGTGACGCGGCGCACCTGACTCCCCCGTTTATCGGCCAAGGCATGGGAGCCGGGATGCGCGACGCGATGAATCTCGCCTGGAAGATCGCCGGAGTTCACCATGGCAACCTCGCTCCGGCCGTTCTGGATACCTATGAGCAGGAACGTAAACCGCACGCCCGAAGCCTGATTCGGTTGGCACTCAACGTCGGTCGCGCGATGACCGGGGGCGCCCGAGTGGGCAACGTGCTGCGCCGCGTGGTCCTGCCCCGACTGCGGCTGCTCCCTGGATTGCGCGACAAAGTGGTCGACTCCACCACACCGGCACTGCGATCTTCTGCGTTGGTGTGCAGATCACGCCGACCCGGCCAGCTGGCCGGCACGCTATGCCCAAACCCACGGCTGGCCGATGATCAGCGGCTCGACGAGGTGTTGGGCAGCGGCTTCGGCCTGATCACCACCCGCAGCCCAAACGCCGCCGATGAAGCCGCGCTTGCGCAGCGCGGCTTCATCGTGCTGGTTACCCAGCCAGGCGACGAACTCGCGCACTGGCTGCGCGACGGCCACGCCGCGGCCGCGCTGGTCCGCCCGGATCGGGCGGTCATGCGCGCTGGGCGCGACGTCGGCGCGCTGTGCGCATGGGCATGCGGCATCGTGGATGGCCGGTTCAGTCCGACGCTTAAGTCGGGCGCGCGACGATGA
- a CDS encoding universal stress protein, with protein MSAPVKPLGIVVAVDGSAASDTAVVWAARDAAMHHIPLTLFHAVVTPTTTWPPVPYPDSVLVKLEDDCRQQLAHAFKLAEEAMPAGHQVTITKEFVYSTPALALIKMSDDAEMIVVGSSGRGLLARGVLGSVSSTVVRHAKCPVAVIRDEDVPDPQHGPVLVGIDGSPASELATAIAFDQASRRGVDLVALHAWSDVAILELPAFDWESVEAEAERSLTERLAGWHEQYPDVTVRRLLVRDLPAQQIIQQTKSLEAQLVVVGSHGRGGLTGLILGSVSNTVLHSVLVPVIVARPT; from the coding sequence ATGTCGGCACCTGTCAAACCACTCGGTATCGTTGTCGCGGTCGATGGCTCAGCCGCATCGGACACCGCCGTTGTCTGGGCGGCCCGGGACGCGGCGATGCACCACATTCCGCTGACCCTTTTCCACGCGGTGGTGACTCCCACCACTACTTGGCCGCCGGTTCCCTATCCCGACTCCGTGTTGGTAAAGCTGGAAGACGATTGCCGCCAGCAACTCGCTCACGCCTTCAAATTGGCCGAGGAGGCGATGCCGGCGGGCCATCAGGTCACCATCACCAAGGAGTTCGTCTATTCGACTCCCGCGCTGGCCCTGATCAAGATGTCCGACGACGCCGAGATGATCGTCGTGGGCAGCTCGGGTCGCGGGCTGCTGGCGCGCGGGGTGCTCGGTTCGGTTAGTTCAACTGTGGTGCGCCACGCTAAGTGCCCGGTCGCGGTCATCCGCGACGAAGACGTGCCGGACCCGCAGCACGGCCCCGTTCTGGTGGGAATCGACGGTTCACCGGCGTCGGAACTCGCGACGGCGATCGCGTTCGATCAAGCGTCTCGCCGGGGAGTCGATCTGGTCGCTCTGCACGCATGGAGTGACGTCGCAATTCTCGAACTTCCAGCATTCGACTGGGAGTCGGTCGAGGCCGAGGCCGAGCGCAGTCTCACCGAAAGGCTGGCCGGTTGGCACGAACAATATCCCGATGTCACAGTGCGTCGGCTCCTGGTTCGGGATCTGCCCGCCCAACAGATCATTCAACAGACGAAGTCCTTAGAGGCGCAGCTGGTGGTGGTGGGCAGTCACGGCCGCGGTGGTCTCACCGGTCTGATCCTGGGGTCGGTCAGCAATACCGTCCTGCATTCGGTGTTGGTACCGGTCATCGTCGCGCGCCCGACTTAA
- the efeB gene encoding iron uptake transporter deferrochelatase/peroxidase subunit: MADDEVAVDGVETPADDASVSRRRMLGGAMLAGLTGAAVGAVGGGFAGYASATAHHGDDDDIVDMRRSYPFYGQLHQGGIATLPQRYAVFMSFSLASAAARADVQALLARWSAAVAVLQQGKPVGTVQPQVEVQPPTDTGEAYGLSPASLTVTIGLGPSLFGDRFGLAARRPAVFTDLPPLNGDNLDPRLHGGDLSVQACADDPQVCYHAVRNLARLGRNIVSPFWAVLGFGRASAGSGQQTPRNLLGFKDGTRNVATETEYERFVWVDNSDQSWMNGGTYQVVRKIRMLLETWDVDRIGNQQKIFGRTKQEGAPLGGKAEFDTPNFAANGADGEPLIDPRSHVGLAARENNDGIMIRRRSYNYTDGLDPNGQLNAGLLFVSYQNDPQNFIRLQNRLGANDLLNEYIRHIGSAIFAVPPAPAEGHYIAQSLFG, translated from the coding sequence ATGGCTGACGACGAGGTGGCTGTCGACGGCGTCGAGACGCCGGCCGATGACGCGTCGGTATCGCGGCGGCGAATGCTCGGCGGCGCGATGCTGGCCGGTCTCACCGGGGCCGCGGTCGGTGCCGTCGGTGGCGGGTTCGCCGGCTACGCGTCTGCGACCGCGCACCACGGCGACGATGACGACATCGTGGACATGCGCCGCAGCTATCCCTTCTACGGCCAGCTGCACCAGGGCGGAATCGCCACGCTCCCACAGCGTTACGCCGTCTTTATGTCGTTTTCGTTGGCTTCGGCCGCCGCTCGTGCCGATGTCCAGGCGCTGCTGGCGCGCTGGTCGGCCGCGGTGGCGGTGCTGCAGCAGGGTAAGCCCGTCGGAACGGTCCAGCCGCAGGTCGAGGTGCAGCCTCCCACCGATACCGGGGAGGCCTACGGGCTGAGCCCTGCCAGTCTCACCGTCACGATCGGATTGGGGCCGTCGCTGTTCGGTGATCGGTTCGGTCTTGCCGCACGGCGTCCGGCGGTATTTACCGATCTGCCGCCGCTCAACGGGGACAACCTCGATCCGAGGCTGCACGGCGGCGATCTGTCGGTGCAAGCCTGCGCCGACGACCCGCAGGTCTGCTACCACGCGGTGCGTAATCTGGCCCGTCTCGGCCGCAATATCGTGTCCCCGTTCTGGGCGGTGCTGGGCTTCGGCCGAGCATCGGCCGGCTCCGGTCAGCAGACCCCGCGAAACCTGTTGGGATTCAAGGACGGTACCCGCAACGTCGCCACCGAGACCGAGTATGAACGTTTCGTCTGGGTCGACAACAGCGACCAGTCGTGGATGAACGGCGGCACGTATCAGGTCGTTCGCAAGATCCGGATGCTGCTGGAGACGTGGGACGTCGACCGGATCGGCAACCAGCAGAAGATCTTCGGCCGGACCAAGCAGGAAGGGGCGCCGCTTGGCGGCAAGGCCGAATTCGACACGCCGAACTTCGCCGCCAACGGCGCCGACGGCGAACCGCTGATCGATCCGCGCTCACACGTCGGCTTGGCGGCCCGGGAAAACAATGACGGCATCATGATTCGCCGCCGCTCCTACAATTACACCGACGGCCTGGACCCCAATGGCCAACTGAACGCTGGACTGCTGTTCGTCTCGTATCAAAATGATCCGCAAAATTTTATTCGTTTGCAGAACCGGCTGGGCGCCAACGACCTCCTCAATGAGTACATCCGTCACATCGGATCAGCTATCTTCGCAGTTCCGCCCGCGCCGGCAGAGGGCCACTACATCGCGCAAAGTCTGTTCGGCTGA